From the Lolium rigidum isolate FL_2022 chromosome 2, APGP_CSIRO_Lrig_0.1, whole genome shotgun sequence genome, one window contains:
- the LOC124686281 gene encoding signal peptide peptidase 2-like produces MKTHERAASLALAGLSLAPLVINVNPNLNVVLTACLTVYVGCYRSVKATPPSETMSKEHAMRFPLVGSAMLLSLFLMFKFLSKDLVNTVLTAYFFVLGIAALCATLLPSVERFLPVGWNNNAIVWRAPYFHSLSVEFTKSQVVASIPGIFFCTWYAMKKHWLANNVLGIAFCIQGIEMLSLGSFTTGGILLAGLFVYDIFWVFFTPVMVTVAKSFDAPIKLLFPTADAARPFSMLGLGDIVIPGIFVALALRFDVSRGIKNRYFNSAFLGYAAGITATIVVMNWFQAAQPALLYIVPGVTGFVAAHSMWNGEVKPLLEFVEKQAEEEGAGEGEDKDPKESKKVD; encoded by the exons ATGAAAACACACGAGCGCGCGGCTAGCCTGGCCCTTGCTG GTCTGAGCCTGGCGCCGCTCGTGATCAACGTGAACCCGAACCTGAATGTGGTACTGACGGCATGCCTCACCGTCTACGTGGGTTGCTACCGTTCCGTCAAGGCGACTCCACCATCT GAGACGATGTCGAAAGAGCATGCGATGCGGTTCCCTCTGGTGGGGAGCGCGATGCTTCTCTCGCTGTTCCTGATGTTCAAGTTCCTCTCCAAGGACTTGGTCAACACTGTTCTCACAGCATACTTTTTCGTTCTCGGCATTGCCGCCCTCTG TGCGACGCTGCTTCCTTCCGTCGAACGGTTTCTTCCTGTAGGGTGGAATAATAATGCCATTGTATGGCGTGCTCCGTACTTCCACT CACTCTCGGTGGAGTTCACCAAGTCTCAAGTTGTTGCTTCAATCCCAGGAATTTTCTTTTGTACATGGTATGCCATGAAGAAGCATTGGCTAGCAAACAATGTTTTGGGAATTGCTTTCTGCATTCAG GGAATTGAGATGCTATCACTAGGATCATTCACAACCGGTGGTATTCTCTTG GCTGGACTTTTTGTGTATGACATCTTCTGGGTGTTCTTCACTCCAGTCATGGTCACTGTTGCTAAATCATTTGATGCTCCGATAAAG CTTCTGTTTCCCACTGCGGATGCTGCACGCCCTTTCTCTATGCTTGGCCTTGGTGATATCGTGATACCTG GTATTTTTGTTGCACTTGCTCTGCGTTTTGATGTCTCGAGGGGGATCAAGAACCGTTACTTCAACAGTGCATTTCTGGGATACGCTGCGGGTATAACAGCTACAATAGTTGTGATGAACTGGTTCCAAGCTGCGCAG CCTGCTCTGTTATACATCGTTCCTGGTGTGACTGGTTTCGTCGCTGCTCACTCCATGTGGAATGGAGAAGTGAAACCG CTGCTGGAATTCGTCGAGAAACAAGCCGAAGAGGAGGGAGCCGGCGAGGGAGAAGATAAAGACCCCAAGGAGAGCAAAAAGGTGGACTAG